AAGGCGGTGTACTTCGCCAGCTTCGCCTGCGCCAGCACTTTGGTGATGGCGGCGGTGAGCGTCGTCTTGCCATGATCAATGTGCCCAATCGTCCCCACGTTCACATGCGGCTTGCTCCGCACAAACTTCTGCTTCCCCATGACAGAGAAAATGCCTCCTTGTTTGTTTGTTTGTTTCAACCCTCATCCAGCCTGAAGGCTGGATGCAGCGTGTATCCAGTACAAAAGCTGGATACACCACAACCTATCTGAATATGACCTACCAGGTGCGAACAGGCCACACTCTCCCCTGGGCAGAACGGTATCGTGGGGGAAAAAGGAGCCGAGAGGGACCATCTGTTGCGGAGCCCGTGATGGGATTTGAACCCATGACCCCAGTCTTACCAAGACTGTGCGCTGCCACTGCGCCACACGGGCCTACGAAACCTACCTGTACGCCATCACACCTGCGCGAAGGCTCGCGCCTTTGTGCATCGAGATGACGCCCGCCTCTTCCTTTTGCCACCGAACCTGCCGCTCTGGCGTTGCACAGCCCAACGGCTCCGGCGCGGGTTCGGTAGCGAGTCTCCCCCACAGGGAAAACGCCGAGAAAAGAGAAGACCTGGTGGGCAGTGGAGGATT
This window of the Ktedonobacterales bacterium genome carries:
- a CDS encoding GTP-binding protein, with the protein product MGKQKFVRSKPHVNVGTIGHIDHGKTTLTAAITKVLAQAKLAKYTA